NNNNNNNNNNNNNNNNNNNNNNNNNNNNNNNNNNNNNNNNNNNNNNNNNNNNNNNNNNNNNNNNNNNNNNNNNNNNNNNNNNNNNNNNNNNNNNNNNNNNNNNNNNNNNNNNNNNNNNNNNNNNNNNNNNNNNNNNNNNNNNNNNNNNNNNNNNNNNNNNNNNNNNNNNNNNNNNNNNNNNNNNNNNNNNNNNNNNNNNNNNNNNNNNNNNNNNNNNNNNNNNNNNNNNNNNNNNNNNNNNNNNNNNNNNNNNNNNNNNNNNNNNNNNNNNNNNNNNNNNNNNNNNNNNNNNNNNNNNNNNNNNNNNNNNNNNNNNNNNNNNNNNNNNNNNNNNNNNNNNNNNNNNNNNNNNNNNNNNNNNNNNNNNNNNNNNNNNNNNNNNNNNNNNNNNNNNNNNNNNNNNNNNNNNNNNNNNNNNNNNNNNNNNNNNNNNNNNNNNNNNNNNNNNNNNNNNNNNNNNNNNNNNNNNNNNNNNNNNNNNNNNNNNNNNNNNNNNNNNNNNNNNNNNNNNNNNNNNNNNNNNNNNNNNNNNNNNNNNNNNNNNNNNNNNNNNNNNNNNNNNNNNNNNNNNNNNNNNNNNNNNNNNNNNNNNNNNNNNNNNNNNNNNNNNNNNNNNNNNNNNNNNNNNNNNNNNNNNNNNNNNNNNNNNNNNNNNNNNNNNNNNNNNNNNNNNNNNNNNNNNNNNNNNNNNNNNNNNNNNNNNNNNNNNNNNNNNNNNNNNNNNNNNNNNNNNNNNNNNNNNNNNNNNNNNNNNNNNNNNNNNNNNNNNNNNNNNNNNNNNNNNNNNNNNNNNNNNNNNNNNNNNNNNNNNNNNNNNNNNNNNNNNNNNNNNNNNatagattgatcataaccgttcgtttttatttgagatatttttaataaattaatcataacaattcgtaggaaatattattttattcatttatgGATTTTGTCTGTCAGTCGGAATTCCTATAcgctttaatatatatatatatatatatatatatatatatatatatatatatatatagagagagagagagagagagagagagagagagagagagagggggagattGGTATACTATCGTTAGCCAATTTGTTTTCAacgatgcggcttccaaatccatgatcggctccgttagacttaatctacattattaaaaatatttggaaactaaatttcataatttttcagcatcatttatctatcaaacgagtagtttaaaaattaacggctgaaaataaaaatctcataaaaatgataataaaagacttgaatttaagatcagatgtGCTGATCTTACTATaagtagttaaaaaaattttctataaaaatttcatttgatttggattgttttacaccgttaaattcacaaacgcatcacatctaccattaaaattgtcaattttgagaccttttgatcactagccaaatgatgtcgaaaaattatgaaatttagtttacaaatactttcaatagtatagataaagtctaacagagccgatcgtcgatttggaagccgcatcattgaaaacaacttggtagcacggaggcctccgtgctaccgatagtataccagcctagcgcgcgctctctctctctctctctctctctctctctctctctctctctctctctctctctctatatatatatatatatagtagagctactatactatcggaagtataaagtagttggtgcttccgattttctggcccttagatcaaccccattgatcatttttaaccattggattaatattattaaccaatggggaccattcaaccctagggggaccactcaattctaagggTACCGCTATCATCTCAATCGTAgaatttttaatccaagggctaaaaaatcagaaGCACCAACTATTTTATGCTTCcgagatagtatagtagctctatactatatatatagtatagagctactatatatatatattgtcttggcgtttctatataaatttaaatatctctGATTTTAATTGCCTCAACCAAAACACTCATTAAAAGATGTGTAATTATATAGACATGCATTCAAgcacatgtacatatatatacattactTAGGCTCATTTTAATTATTGGCGCATTAGTGAGTTACTTATCGAGCTCATTTTAATTGGTTAACTTTTTGTTGTATGTGAATAGTGACACAATTAATGAACATATATCCAGTGAGTAAAGAGTGGTAATTAGTGTATTCTATCAATATCGCTATATATTCCTAGTTAATTTAAGATCAAGAAAGCTACTAAAGTCACCCTGTGAATGTGTCCCCAATTCCTGAAtcttttttgagattttttgggGTTTCCTTATgaaatcatattttaaattaagatTTTTGTATATGATGTAGTTTCGGCGTTGTCGCGGTTTGGTTCGATCGTGAAATGTCAtgtatattattaggaataggacgCGAGAAAGACAACTCGGTTGTTTGTCTTCTTCGCCCGAGATCAATATAGGCCAGTGACTGAATCATATAAATCTTTGgaacaattatttatatatctctGAAAGGTTTCTAACTTTTTGATTTATCTCTCTTAGaatgctaatattaaaaatacattttttacattccaaactatttcaaatgtattcttagagttaaattctgttaatgaacgGTTAGCAATAGttgttatttctataaaattactattttgtcatttcaaatatatccttctaacatcaccgacttttcttatttgctcttaagttaggggcgcaaaaaaagtattttaatttttagtcttttcaaatatactcttctagctaccatcaccaatatttcttatttgcctttaagttagaggcaaaagagaaattttaaattttttttaactttggtaaatatttaactcacgtttaactcaagttaactttATGGGTGGTAACTGCAGGGGTATTTtaaaataacggaggaacatatgaagggtatattggaaagaaaaaaaaagtaagaataaatgagatattttcgaagttttgagaagtatataggcaattattcctaaATCTTTATATTTCTCGCATTGCTCTATGATCTcatcatttttgtttttaattaagaaatttCGTTCAATCTATATACATCAATCATACAAGAGGTACCTAATTATTATATCCAAAATAGAAGAATAACACGTGCTATTTAGGAAACTATATAGGTATTAATTATATGTACATGTTCTTCATCTAATTAACTTTCGTTTTGAGTTCAAAAAGAAGAACCCCaatcacttttaaattttctccttttttaaaaaaaaaataagttctgCATTAATTTGGATTTGGACACCAGCTGAAGCAAATCttgaaaatagaaataatattaAACTTCATGATCATGAACGgagcttttccacatttggAGAGTTAAATAGTACAAGTTTGAgactttaatttgtttaaagAGTGACGGCTCCTTACTCCCTTTCTTCCAGTAANgtatattggaaagaaaaaaaaagtaagaataaatgagatattttcgaagttttgagagaaatataaagatttaggaataattgcctatatacttctcaaaacttcgaaaatatctcatttattttttgtttttaattaagaaatttCGTTCAATCTATATACATCAATCATACAAGAGGTACCTAATTATTATATCCAAAATAGAAGAATAACACGTGCTATTTAGGAAACTATATAGGTATTAATTATATGTACATGTTCTTCATTTAATTAACTTTCGTTTTGAGTTCAAAAAGAAGAACCCCaatcacttttaaattttctccttttttaaaaaaaaaataagttctgCATTAATTTGGATTTGGACACCAGCTGAAGCAAATCttgaaaatagaaataatattaAACTTCATGATCATGAACGgagcttttccacatttggAGAGTTAAATAGTACAAGTTTGAgactttaatttgtttaaagAGTGACGGCTCCTTACTCCCTTTCTTCCAGTAATTGCCTTTCCCTCATCCTTGGAGCCACAATACCAGCCAAATGCTCTGCGTCCCCCAGAATATGaccctttttttattattaaaatagcgCAGAATTTTTATATGACATTTTTAGAATACGTGCACGAATCAACTTACGCTCTCTGTAATTATTTATAAGTTCGCTTATTCACATGAAAGTGGAAGATGGAACTTGCGACCCGCAACACGTACAATTGCTAGCACACGTTGTCGTTGCAGCGTGGAAATCATGATACGCATTGATCTCGCCAGTTTGGCATAGTGGGATGCCGATGTTTGAGTCCGAATAATTCTTCTGCTTCCGCATAAGGCATGTTTGCATCATCAAAAATGAGGAGCCTACGTGAGGGGAAGGGGGGACTGAAGAGGGTGCAATTATACTTCTACCGTTCGTTACCCGCTTTtgttattttgagaaaaaacaTATCATAATTGGCTTTGTTCTTTGGTGGTGACAAAATCAATTAACTATTGTAGTTATTTTTCACTCTTTTATATGTtggtatatataaaaattttcaactttaaatttcagctccaattattgtaattatttttcacttttttaaaaaatatcctaATTTGCTTTGCTCCAATTCtactgtaaattattttttatataaaaaatttagttacgAACAAACAGATATAATCgtaatgtatataataattttcattttaaaggaTTCATTCTTTGCGTTACTCCAATAACTtacctaaataataataatataataaaacattATTCGACAGCACCTGAGGGCGACACGTGTGAATCGAGCTGGTCCAATCATTTCCTACCGCGAGGTCACAAGCAACTAACCTCGGATGATGACTCCAGGTGGTCGCTGGACCGCAcgattttggagctttttgcaTGATGATGATGAGTCACATTTGATGGAGACATGATGTGACTTTGATCATTTATAAGTTGATTGGCCCACATTCTTAGTTATtgttctatttttcttattatcatTATTAGAAGAAAAGCATACTTCTGATCaacaccgttaaatataattttgacaaTTTGGATCTCATAAGACCCAAATTTCATAAGTTTAAGTGGCGTCAAATTCATCTTATACTAACCATTAAAAGtagtaaattttgaaatcactTGAATGTAAGACGTTAAGAAGTTCAAATAagttagatcaaatttaataatgcTGATCGTCAAAAATAACATAGAAGTAATTAAATAGTCTAGTTTACTTCTAAAActatttctattattattagtatCATCATTATTATTGGATATTGAAAAATGAGCAGAGTCAGGGCCAAACCGAAACGAGCTCTCATTCAATTAGTCGAATTTACGAGATGCCCAAATTAGAATTGGTTTTGAAATCATGATCTAAATTTTTGACcataagagaaaaagaagatttGGGTCCAATTCGGAACCGCCCAATAGTTTTTTCATGTTTGCATATTTGTTTTAGAAACCTAGTTTGGATATTAACATAAAGCATATAGACATTTTGGTGACTGAGtgcgacatatatatatatatatatatatatatatatatatatatatatagagagagagagagagagagagagagagttgagctggaatgctattggtagcaaacgggctcccttgccacccatttgttttcgatgatggagccttcgaatcgacgatcggcaccgttaaacatgatttatacacttgaagtatttagaaaccaaatttcaaatcttttcaatattattgacctaatgatcaaagggtttcaaaatttgtaattttaatgatagatacGAGGTGTTTTcacgtttaacagtgtaaagctatccaaatcaattaaattttggttagaaaattatttaaactactTAAAACAAGATATATACTCTCAATCTTGATTATAAAttcatatcatcactttttagaggatattcattttcagccgttcattttttgcGCCCAgctgatggacaagagaataatattgaaaaagcatgaaatttgatttatagataCTTTAAGCGGTATAGATCACGTTTAACGGTgtcgatcattgatttggaggctccatcatcaaaaaacaaatgggtggcaacgaagccggtttgctatcaatagtattccagctcaactctatatatatatatatatatatatatatatagagagagagagagagagagagagagagcgagagagagagagagagagagagtgtgtgtgtaatataattcgtttatttctttttagatCAGTTcagttagaaatttaaaataactaagtttcgaacttgagatctcacGTAACAATCATTAGTTCATTTGACACTTACGCTAGGAAAAGACCCAAATTCGAAACCTAAGCATTTCGGTCGTAAAAATGGCCCGATCCATTTTAATGAGTCAataagtatgatccaattcttgTTACATTTCGTACCAGTCCGTTGGCCCAATGGACCGGCCCGGTCCATTCTCGATCGATATTGTAACtagttatattaaaaaaaaatttattaaatttaatagttctaTTAAAGCATAACAGtttcattttcatttcttaACGATGATTAAAACCATTCAGTTTGGTAGAATCAGCAACAAAGTTGATAAAGTTTCCAATCAAATTTACTAACAagtaatttaacaaaaaaaaaaaaaaaaagttgaagatgtgacagttaaaaaaagaaaaagaaaaaatcaaagatATAAAAATGAGCCATTAGTAATAGAACTATTGTAATTTTTAAGCATAGTTTTTAtttagttctaaattttaagaacAATTGTGTAGATAACATACGacatttaaacttttattttagccATTGTTTTACCCTTTAGATAATTTTAGACCttttaaaattatctaaaatattttagataattttgtcCATATCTATAAGTGTTTCTAAAGTTTAAGATTTCATTGATAcgtacaataaaatattattacaatattaaataacatactATTTTGAAACACTTTTAGATAGTTTTGGccctttaaaatataaaaagagcaCGTTTAGTCATTATAcaataataatacaattttattaaaatactattttttcttttttactataaaattaGGCTTAGTTGTAAACTATACTGTATTTTACAtgttttttcactttatatactatactttttttttcaagggCATCACTCAatattcttcttccttttttttaattcctataCTATAAGcaataaactaataattttatatatacaaaaactattaaaaaaatactagttaaaaaatgatagaaaatatatattgaactcattttaatataaaaaataatatgtatataaataataaaagaattaaaaataatttaatagaaactttcaattagtatatCAATAGagatttattattactatttattgtttaatacaattattagattttgtctaaaataataaattttttaacaggAATGTTGGGATgggtgagaaaaaaatagtttagtgatatctatgagaaaaataaatattacgaaaataaatttaaaatacagtgtATAAATTGATAAATACACTTATTTGTATAAtgagatttttgaaaaaaaaataatgaaatatagCAAATTAAAATAACACTAAAGTACAATATAGTATAACATAACGAaggaataaaattattttgaaacttttgcttATTTACCCCTTatcacttttcaaaaattttaaatttatcataaaattatcaaaatacacTTCTAAAATTCAATACCATTAATAAATCCCAACGAAAATagagatatttgaaattttttaaaaaaattaataaaaataatttgatctttaagaaacaaataaaatatttttaaattttacaaaggcatattaaatattattctaattattttaattttgtatcctTTATATATGGCACAATAAGATTAggatttttttgcatttagcctgctcaggaaaaaaaaaaaaaatcacaaatagtcctataaatttatatttgtaagattGATCCTATCTTGCACAGTGAATGGTTGATCATGTTTAACTTAATTTAAGTCAGCGACGCTCACGTGACGCTCGCGTGACAGAAATATGACCaatcttataaatataaattttactttataaagttatttgtaaaataaatttcttagctaccgtttggttcgggattaaggggtggaataactccttaaccccgaagttattCTCAAACACCTAATTTGAAAGGTGgagttagctaatcccaccccaaATGGGCTATTACGAAATAGCCCATTTggagtggggttagctaacctcacctcaccccaaccaaacactattttttatttataataatctaatatccttcttatcccacttactccaatcaaatattatttttcgtaTAGCTGGACTAAAACTAATTCTCAATCAAACGCAAAACTACTCTAACCCTACCTTAACTCTGAACTTAATCATATTCCTGAAATAATAAGTTTTTATTTAACCCCAAACAAAACGGTAGCTTAGGGATAAAAAGCCctaagattaatttttttttagagatagctagcacgctatctgtttcgtttattttatttaaaaataaatttagttaaaatatgaatcaactagaattcgaatttggatcttGTATACCAACCACCGAACACTTGTCACTTTGAGTAGGAAAATGATACGGTGCAACTATTACCATACAAGTTTTTATCTATCTGGGACTCTCTCACCTTCTCGGGACGCTTCTAGAACCTCCTCGACCCTTCTCTCCTTCGTATAAAGCAGTAACGGCTCCCTCCCCCACGCACCATTAACCACTCCTTCCCCCTTCCCCTACCCTTTCTACGGCGTTCTCGTCTCCGCGGCTCCTTTGCCCTCGCCCCTTTATCGATCGAttcatcgacgacgacgacgacgacgacgatgatgtcCACTGAATCCATCACCGCGGCATCGGCGCAATTCTCCTACCCCGCCGCCACCTACTTCCCCATCCCCTTCCATCTCCAGAACGCGTATCAAAACCCTAATGTTGCTCTCGCCTACACCGCCGCGTACCATCTTCCCCAGTATCACCAGGTTAGggttttttccttttgttttgatttcttaagatgattgattgattgatggGGAATTTGTGAAGTTTGAGGTAAAAACGGCTAATTTGTTGGGTTTGAGTGCAACCCTAATCGGGATTCGGGAAGCGATCGAGTATCTTCTCTGTATCACCTGCAATTTTTCTTTCGATTGATCTATTTTAAGAAGAAATTTTCGATTAAAAGGTGATAAAGggtagtttttttcttttttctttttccttttttgtgtatgaagaaagaaaataataataataataaaaaaagtaatggTGTGCTCTACTTGTGATTTATGTCTTTCTCGGAAAAGGGATTGCTCGGATGGAATTCCCTTCTTTTAACAAAGGAAAACCAACTACTTGATGGTTAGAATTTGATTTGAGGAGAATTGAACAGTTCCATAATGCCATGGTCTATACACATGTcccggttcgtcgatccgataCTCTGTCTGAATGATGAGCTCATCTTCGCTGCTCGATTCGCCGTTTAGCCCAATCGTCAGATTGCTGCAAAAATCTGCACGAGCCATGCATTTTGGATAAGAAGCGAGGCCGACAGGTGCGCTAGGAATGCCTGCATATTGGGGATCTACAGGATTTGCTTTCATTTTGTAGAATCTTATCATGATGTGTACTTTTGGAGATCACTGTGATCTGTGTCTGTTATATCTGTCATCGTTTCTTCTTCCCTCAGTTTTCTAGGCCACAGCTACACATCTAACAAAagctgcatttttttttccctggcTCATTGGAAAACCCTTTTAGCTTTATAATCCAAGACGGTTGTTATGATGTATTACGATAGTTGAATCACTTGAGAAGAATCTATGCAAAATTTGCAGTTCCGATTCAGGAGTGTCGTAGATGACTTCAAGTATATATTGTGCAGttagtttatatttatttgtacTAACCACCTATGTATATAGATTGGATAGTAGCTTCTACATCCTCGAATGGAGTTTGCAGTTGTTGTTGGCTTTGTTAGGTAGTGTTAAAAGCTGCATAGCTAAGGTTGACTTTCACCATCAATGCTTATTAAACTCTCTCATCTGTAGAACAACATGTTCTTGTTGTTAAAAGAGAAAACTTAAACCAATTTGCATTTGTCCTTCTCTGGATAAAGCAGAAACCAATGCTCAACTGCTCAGCTTCTTATTGACATTTTCCTTCTTCCTAGTGTGCCATCTTGAACTAGCGTCGATAAATGATGATTAAGATATTTGGAAGGATAATTAAGGTGAAACGAGAGACAGGAAAAAGGTTACAACCTAGTAAAACATGTTGTTAGCATCGTTGTGGTTAATTTTATAAacatttgttctttttttgttctttttttgttcATCTAGGCTCAACAGTTGTTCCAAAACAATGCGCAGATCATTACTTCTGAGGCTTTAGCAAGTGTAAAAGCTGCCATCACAAGtagtgaaattgataaaaaagcGGAGGCAAAGAAGAAAGCAATACCTCGTAAAGCTGCTGGGCAGACCTGGGAGGATCCGACATTAGCAGATTGGCCTGAAAGTAAGATCTCTGCTTGATTATttcactttttgttttttgagtgTCTACGGTGGACTTGTTGCCTCAAATTATTAGATTGCTCATcttttttcatgatttttgagaaattatgtgtataatataatgatatatttttttgtttcttctcagTTATCTACGATATTTTCATCGCTCTGTAACTTGGTATGTAAGACCAGGTTTATCTTCTATTGTTCTTTTAGTACGTAATTTTAACTTCTCCTGAAGATAAGCTGCATGTTTTCATTTTGTTGAAAGGTGGAGAAGGATCTGATCTTCGATAGCTCTAGGCAGTTGATGGTAATTAGTTTCATGAAGTTGTTACAGCTATTCCTCAAAACTGATGTAGATGAGCCTGACAGTGATTCTGTAAATATTTCTCTTATCACTTCGAATTTCTTGCTTGAATTATTTTAGCCCTTCTTGTTATTGTACTTGATATATCTGCTTAGATGGGTTACTACCCAATGACTTACTGTGACGATGAGGACAAAGTTCAGTTTTATAAGAAGGGCTAATGATTCTATTTTGCTGTGAGCATTGTGATTATTACATTATTAATGTGTTCGAGTAATTAATAGAAATTAGCTCTAAAATCTCTGGGAATTATAGTGACACTCGTTCGTATGGTCGGAGTCATTATGTTCATGATCTACATCATACGAATTTGCTGGAAGTACACAATAAAAGATTGGGTAATGGTTTGTTCTATTTTTTGTCATGGTACACACTGCGTATAAGATGGTTGGTAAAACTGTTTAGTTGAGGAGAGTTACTACCGCAGGCCCTCAAATCTAGGCCATGTTCAACATGTTGATGAATAAAATACCTGAGACTTATTGGGCCTTCTTTCTCAAGCCACCATAAAATTTGAACTGCTAATATTCGTATCCTAGACGGCACTCTGTCTATCTTAAGCAGTTTGTATTCTCCAAAGCTTGTGTGCTGTACTTTGATTGTACACTGGCCTTTTATTGACCCATCTCtgacaaagaaacaaaaaaatgaaagttaAGCACTACTTTGCCTTTTCTTACTTTCTTGAAGACTCAACTATGTTCATATAGTTAATGGATAATCCCTGCCTTTTTAATTTGCTCTCTGTGAATGTGCACCCTAGAATGCAAGTGCACAAATGTGTGTGAATTGATTAGATATCAGAATAAGATGTCGGTTTCGTGACAATTTTATGTTTGACAACTTTATTTTTGCATTTGTTAGCTAGCTATGTTTGCATGCATAGTATTATCTTTAAACATGCAATAGTACTCAACCATCTTGTTATTTTCTATGTACAGATGATTTCCGTTTATTTTGTGGAGATCTTGGAAATGAAGTCAATGATGATGTTCTTTCTAAAGCGTTCTCAAAATATCCCTCTTTTAACAAGGCTAGGGTGAGTTTCTACTTGATTTACAGATTCTGCACACTTATCTCTCTGTGTAAAGCTGTGATTCTATTCTTTCCATGTTGTGCTCTAGTTGCTGAATAGGTTTTGAAGTGAAATGATGGGCTGAGACATCATTCAGTGTACACTGATTTCTCTGCTGCTGATGATATAAAGATTACGGTAACAAATGATCatgcaatttgaatttgattctcAGGTGGTTAGAGACAAGTGGACAGGCAAAACTAAGGGCTATGGATTTGTGAGTTTTGCAAATGTGTCTGACCTCGCAGCAGCACTGAAGGAGATGAATGGTTTGTTTTTATCTATTCTCATGTAAATTTTCACCTAGATGCAAATTTTTGCCCATTTTATGTGTGAACTAAATcattattcaaatatttttcctGGTTGCAAATATCACAGGTAAATATATTGGAAATCGGCCAATCAAACTGCGAAAGAGCACGTGGAAGAACAGGATAGATTATGAGGCTTTGGAGAGGCAGAAGGTTGATCTCTGTTCTATTTTTACCAACTCTAGAGTTATTTTCTGGTCCTTATATAACATACTGACTTTGTTTGTTTCTATAAATTGTAGACGGACCCCCGGAAGAGGACCAAACAGCAAAAGAGAAGCATTCTGCATAAATAAGAGTATGTGAATTGCTCGAAGCGTGGCAACAATTCATCCCTTTGTAATGTTATGAGCGTGATCAAATAGCTTGGGCGAATTATGTATATTTCAGGGTCGTAGGAAATTTTCGAGCATGGGGAGAGGCATCATCCTGCTGCTTCAGAATTTGCTTAGTTTGTAGGCATCAGTTGTATGATACCTCTTGTGCATATAATTTGATCTGTCGAGACCGTAACAGGCTCGAAATGTATCTCATGTTCGGAAACTGGTGTTCTGGAAAATGGATTGTGAAATCTTAGATTGTCATTGTGACTGCTAACATCATTGAAGTACTAACAATAAATTGGAGTGTTTGATGCGCACAACCTTTTCGCAACTTGCTCTTGCCACTTTTTTTTGAATCTTTGTTTTATCAAATTGGTGTGTTAACCTGAAGGAGAGGGAGATTTAATTGAATTTGCTATTTTTGCATTTTGTTGATGCTTCTTTCCCAGATATATAATTCTGTAAAATAGTAGACACGAAGTGGAGAACATTCAGGTAGGTTCGGCAATTTAGATCGTTATTTGCTAGTCAGCTCATGTTCAACTGGCTCATGTTCGACTCGTTGACATCTCTATACTCTCTGGTCTCTGCAAGAGTGGCGGATTAAACACGCCCCTTTTTTCCTAGAATATTTTGGGCACCATGAACAAAGGTTTAGGTTGGacattttctaaattttcaacTTAAACTGGGAATTAATGGGATAAGGTTGGacattttctaaattttctacTTAAACTGGGAATTAATGGGCTTATTAAGCATTGAATGAAAGATGAAATTAttgactttttatattttaagaccTCCCCAGAAAATATCCAAGTGGATGGTCTTATTCAGCACAGAATgaaagatgaaaataatcaTTTTGTATTTTAGACATTAAAATTCAATGGCCATGTTTTAGCATTGAATGAAAGGTGCACAATGAATTTGTGCTTTCGAACATTCAAAAATAACATT
This genomic window from Ananas comosus cultivar F153 linkage group 3, ASM154086v1, whole genome shotgun sequence contains:
- the LOC109707732 gene encoding RNA-binding protein 42-like isoform X1 (The sequence of the model RefSeq protein was modified relative to this genomic sequence to represent the inferred CDS: added 124 bases not found in genome assembly), yielding MRGASAPTSLQKFQASQATLSPSLLIPGSPTAELYGSSSSPPTTTTTTMMSTESITAASAQFSYPAATYFPIPFHLQNAYQNPNVALAYTAAYHLPQYHQAQQLFQNNAQIITSEALASVKAAITSSEIDKKAEAKKKAIPRKAAGQTWEDPTLADWPENDFRLFCGDLGNEVNDDVLSKAFSKYPSFNKARVVRDKWTGKTKGYGFVSFANVSDLAAALKEMNGKYIGNRPIKLRKSTWKNRIDYEALERQKTDPRKRTKQQKRSILHK
- the LOC109707732 gene encoding RNA-binding protein 42-like isoform X2 (The sequence of the model RefSeq protein was modified relative to this genomic sequence to represent the inferred CDS: added 124 bases not found in genome assembly), giving the protein MRGASAPTSLQKFQASQATLSPSLLIPGSPTAELYGSSSSPPTTTTTTMMSTESITAASAQFSYPAATYFPIPFHLQNAYQNPNVALAYTAAYHLPQYHQIITSEALASVKAAITSSEIDKKAEAKKKAIPRKAAGQTWEDPTLADWPENDFRLFCGDLGNEVNDDVLSKAFSKYPSFNKARVVRDKWTGKTKGYGFVSFANVSDLAAALKEMNGKYIGNRPIKLRKSTWKNRIDYEALERQKTDPRKRTKQQKRSILHK